A section of the Solitalea canadensis DSM 3403 genome encodes:
- a CDS encoding SusC/RagA family TonB-linked outer membrane protein yields MQKFYKNLIRKAAFMMLFVLISVAAIAQQKVSGVVTDKKDQQPLPGVTISVQGTNIGSVSDADGKFSISASNGQVLLFSSVGYVNKIIKVGSSAVINVQLEADSKELTEVVVTALGIKKDKAKLGYAIQEVKGDELVKAREPNPVNALVGKVSGLTVGASAELLGSPNILLRGQQPLFVVDGVPISSDTWNISADDIESYTILKGPAASALYGSNGQFGAIQITTKRGSKDNRGFAIEFNSSTMTQNGFNAIPKVQDMYGPGDHGKYEFVDGKGGGKNDGDYDIWGPALNGQLIAQYDSPINPSTGKRTPTPFIARGTDNLTRFLQTGVLSSNNIAIATSGEKYDLRFSSTYNYQRGLVPNTQLNGLNFNVSAGYNFSPKLRFESTVNYNRQFTPNYPDVNYGPNSLIYNMVIWGGADWNVDDMKNYWQTGREGVQQIYAEYQRYNNPWFVAKEWLRSHHKTDMYGHMSLNYKFNNFLNLSARTQITTYDLLRTEKLPYSATTYGREQAKGDYREDMRNMFENNTDVLLSFDKQVIPSLDVKASVGANLRTFNYHSTYSTTDYLNVPGWYNLNNSLNPRQTYNYEAPMQVFSSYAFLDMMYKNFLSVSLTGRIDKSSTMPKQNNTFFYTSVGAGLILTELLKFPDAISYFKLRGSYAKVGNTAVNNTISSAAVLSGSGLGYGADYTTPYGGPSYKNISSYNVTPIYNNQPGATYTAILTNPDLEPSFSSAYEAGVDLKLLRNRLAFDITYFNSLDGPRIFELPLSQATGYSSLLTNGIKSRRSGWELTLSGSPLRKPNFNWDVMVNWSTYKEELAEIYPGIETLNQFLKVGDRLDKLYTSTFVRTKDGQIINDASGRPIQNPVSRYLGNMNPDWTWSINNKFNYKQFTFGFQFDGRVGGKMVDYVLRQTMRGGRHIATIEGDMGVARANDIKGIKSYVGQGVVVANGATINYDVDGNITNYDQLVFAANTTPTFLQDYISRYNGISEGNLIDKTYAKLREVTIGFNLPKSFLNRMSIQRASITLVGRNLLYFAKVKDIDLDQFPGMTSQSSLQTPTSKSYGVNLNITF; encoded by the coding sequence ATGCAAAAATTCTACAAGAACCTGATCAGAAAAGCAGCATTTATGATGTTGTTCGTCCTGATCTCCGTTGCGGCAATTGCCCAACAAAAAGTTTCCGGCGTCGTTACTGATAAAAAGGATCAGCAACCATTACCTGGAGTAACTATTTCTGTCCAGGGAACCAATATTGGCAGTGTTAGTGATGCCGATGGTAAATTCTCTATTTCCGCTAGTAACGGACAGGTACTTTTATTCAGCTCAGTTGGTTATGTTAACAAAATTATAAAGGTTGGCAGTTCAGCAGTAATCAATGTCCAATTGGAAGCTGATTCAAAAGAACTAACTGAAGTAGTTGTTACTGCTTTAGGGATCAAAAAGGATAAAGCCAAATTAGGATATGCCATACAGGAAGTTAAAGGTGATGAACTTGTAAAGGCTCGTGAGCCGAACCCTGTAAATGCTTTAGTGGGAAAAGTTTCTGGATTAACCGTTGGTGCTTCAGCTGAGTTATTGGGTTCGCCAAATATCTTATTACGTGGTCAACAACCTTTATTCGTTGTAGACGGCGTGCCAATCAGTTCTGATACCTGGAATATAAGCGCTGATGATATTGAGTCTTACACCATTCTAAAAGGCCCTGCTGCATCTGCTTTATATGGATCAAACGGACAATTCGGTGCTATTCAGATTACCACCAAACGTGGATCTAAGGATAACCGCGGCTTTGCTATTGAATTTAATTCAAGTACGATGACTCAGAATGGGTTTAATGCTATTCCTAAAGTTCAGGATATGTATGGCCCGGGCGACCATGGTAAATATGAGTTTGTTGACGGTAAAGGTGGTGGTAAAAACGATGGTGATTATGATATCTGGGGACCTGCATTAAATGGTCAGTTAATTGCGCAATATGATAGTCCGATAAACCCTTCAACAGGAAAACGGACTCCTACTCCTTTCATTGCACGCGGAACGGATAATCTTACCCGTTTTTTACAAACAGGTGTATTGAGCAGTAATAATATCGCAATCGCAACCAGTGGCGAAAAATACGACTTACGTTTTTCATCTACCTATAATTACCAGCGCGGACTTGTTCCCAACACTCAACTTAATGGCTTAAACTTCAATGTTTCTGCAGGTTACAATTTCTCTCCGAAATTACGCTTTGAGTCGACAGTAAATTACAACCGCCAGTTTACCCCTAACTACCCCGACGTTAACTACGGCCCTAACAGCTTAATTTACAACATGGTTATCTGGGGTGGTGCCGATTGGAATGTTGATGACATGAAGAATTATTGGCAAACGGGTAGGGAAGGTGTACAACAAATCTATGCTGAGTATCAACGTTACAACAACCCTTGGTTTGTAGCTAAAGAATGGTTGCGCAGTCACCATAAAACAGACATGTACGGTCATATGAGCTTAAATTACAAGTTCAATAACTTTTTGAATTTAAGTGCCCGTACGCAGATTACTACCTACGACCTTTTGCGTACCGAGAAATTACCTTACTCAGCAACAACTTATGGTCGCGAGCAGGCTAAAGGTGATTACCGTGAGGATATGCGTAACATGTTTGAAAATAACACAGACGTATTATTAAGTTTTGACAAACAGGTTATCCCTTCATTAGATGTTAAAGCATCTGTTGGAGCCAACTTACGTACGTTTAATTACCACTCTACTTATTCAACAACTGATTACCTGAATGTACCGGGATGGTATAATCTTAATAACTCGTTAAACCCTCGTCAAACGTATAATTACGAGGCGCCGATGCAGGTATTTAGTTCGTATGCGTTCTTGGACATGATGTACAAAAACTTCCTGAGTGTTTCATTAACAGGTCGTATTGATAAATCATCAACGATGCCGAAACAAAATAACACCTTCTTCTACACTTCTGTTGGTGCCGGATTAATTTTGACGGAACTATTAAAATTTCCTGATGCTATTTCTTATTTTAAGTTAAGAGGATCGTATGCTAAAGTTGGAAACACGGCAGTAAACAATACCATAAGTTCGGCTGCAGTGTTATCGGGTTCAGGATTAGGATATGGAGCAGATTATACAACTCCATACGGAGGTCCTTCTTACAAGAATATTTCATCCTATAATGTAACGCCAATTTACAATAATCAGCCGGGTGCCACCTACACCGCTATTTTAACCAATCCGGATTTAGAGCCAAGCTTTAGTTCTGCCTACGAAGCAGGCGTTGACCTTAAATTGTTGCGTAATCGTTTAGCTTTTGATATTACCTATTTCAACAGCTTAGATGGGCCACGAATTTTCGAACTACCGTTGTCACAAGCAACCGGCTACAGCAGTCTGTTAACAAACGGTATTAAATCGCGTCGTTCGGGATGGGAATTAACGCTTAGTGGTTCACCTTTACGCAAACCTAATTTCAATTGGGATGTAATGGTAAACTGGTCGACTTACAAAGAAGAGTTAGCAGAAATTTACCCTGGAATTGAAACGCTGAATCAATTCTTAAAAGTTGGAGATCGTTTAGATAAATTATACACTTCAACTTTTGTTCGTACTAAAGACGGCCAAATTATTAATGATGCCAGTGGTCGTCCGATTCAAAATCCTGTTTCCCGTTATTTAGGAAACATGAACCCCGACTGGACATGGAGTATCAACAATAAATTCAATTACAAGCAATTTACATTTGGTTTCCAATTTGATGGTCGTGTTGGTGGTAAAATGGTTGACTACGTATTACGCCAAACCATGCGTGGCGGTCGTCATATTGCCACCATTGAGGGCGATATGGGTGTTGCCCGTGCTAATGATATTAAAGGAATTAAATCCTATGTTGGACAGGGAGTGGTTGTTGCTAACGGCGCTACCATTAATTACGATGTAGACGGTAATATTACCAACTACGATCAATTAGTTTTTGCTGCTAACACCACTCCTACTTTCCTTCAGGATTATATCAGCCGTTACAACGGCATTTCAGAAGGAAACCTGATTGATAAAACCTATGCAAAACTTCGTGAGGTAACCATCGGATTTAACCTGCCAAAAAGCTTTTTAAACAGAATGTCGATTCAACGTGCATCAATCACCCTTGTTGGACGTAATCTATTGTATTTTGCCAAGGTGAAAGACATCGACCTGGATCAGTTCCCGGGAATGACTTCTCAATCGAGTTTACAAACGCCTACCAGCAAAAGCTATGGTGTAAATCTGAATATCACTTTCTAA
- a CDS encoding SusD/RagB family nutrient-binding outer membrane lipoprotein — protein sequence MKLNKKLILLLATAGIGLTACQNFEELEQNPNKPSKASPSLLLTSIENDFYEAPWNDVQRWNQYWCSNYNYYATQEYSWTGGGMNYLTLNNIKQMEHEAQKTGLPAKNVYASLAKFFKAFFYVDMTMRMGDIPMSEALQTGNGIFKPKYNTQKEVFLQAFTWLDEANTELTALIAANDNNLSGDFLLNGKLIGWQKAVNAYKLRLLIHLSKKESDAELKIKQRFAETLANPAKYPLPGSNSDNLQYVYNSSTNKYPLNPDNYGNTATRNNMSATYLNTLVNLKDPRTFIVADPAPAKIAAGLTPADFEAYVGASSGESLDDMSSKVNKGEYSFIRKDRYYQYLGEPCVQIGYVELCFNIAEAISRGWVAGNAAEYYNKGISGSMQSYAISTDAINAYLAQPAITLAGNADEALKQILLQKYLGFFQNSGWEAYYNQRRTGVPAFLVGPGTANSQRIPKRFQYPSSEHTNNKENLEKALDAQFAGKDDINDAMWILK from the coding sequence ATGAAACTAAATAAAAAACTGATCCTTTTATTGGCAACAGCAGGAATAGGATTAACTGCTTGTCAAAACTTTGAGGAATTGGAACAAAATCCAAATAAACCAAGTAAAGCATCCCCATCGTTATTACTAACCAGTATCGAGAACGATTTTTACGAAGCTCCCTGGAATGACGTACAACGCTGGAATCAGTATTGGTGCAGCAATTACAATTATTATGCTACGCAGGAGTACAGCTGGACCGGCGGCGGTATGAACTACCTTACGCTAAATAACATTAAACAAATGGAACATGAAGCACAAAAAACGGGGCTTCCTGCGAAAAATGTGTACGCTTCATTGGCTAAATTCTTTAAGGCCTTCTTTTATGTGGATATGACTATGCGCATGGGAGATATTCCGATGTCGGAAGCGTTGCAAACCGGCAATGGCATCTTTAAGCCTAAATACAACACGCAAAAAGAGGTATTCTTACAAGCATTTACCTGGCTTGATGAGGCCAATACAGAACTTACGGCGTTAATTGCAGCAAATGACAACAATTTGAGCGGCGACTTTTTATTAAACGGTAAGTTAATCGGGTGGCAAAAGGCCGTAAACGCTTACAAATTGCGTTTACTAATTCACTTGAGCAAAAAAGAATCGGATGCTGAACTAAAGATTAAACAACGATTTGCTGAAACGCTTGCTAATCCGGCTAAATATCCTTTACCTGGTAGCAATAGCGATAATCTGCAATATGTTTACAACTCTTCTACCAATAAATACCCGCTAAATCCGGATAATTATGGTAATACAGCTACCCGTAATAACATGTCGGCTACCTATTTAAATACCTTGGTTAACCTTAAAGATCCACGCACATTTATTGTAGCAGACCCTGCTCCTGCAAAAATAGCAGCCGGCTTAACACCTGCTGATTTCGAAGCTTATGTTGGAGCAAGCTCAGGTGAAAGCTTGGACGATATGTCATCCAAAGTAAACAAGGGCGAGTACTCGTTTATCCGCAAAGATCGATACTATCAATACTTAGGCGAACCTTGCGTACAAATTGGTTATGTTGAGTTATGTTTTAATATCGCAGAAGCAATCAGCCGTGGCTGGGTTGCTGGTAATGCTGCCGAATATTATAACAAAGGTATCAGTGGATCCATGCAATCTTATGCTATTTCAACGGATGCAATTAATGCTTACTTAGCTCAACCTGCCATAACCTTAGCAGGAAATGCAGATGAAGCACTTAAACAAATCTTGCTACAAAAGTACCTTGGTTTTTTCCAAAACTCAGGTTGGGAAGCGTATTACAATCAGCGTAGAACCGGTGTTCCTGCATTCTTAGTAGGCCCAGGAACCGCGAACAGCCAGCGAATTCCTAAGCGTTTCCAATATCCTTCAAGCGAGCATACTAACAACAAGGAAAATCTTGAGAAGGCGCTGGATGCTCAGTTTGCCGGTAAAGATGATATCAATGATGCTATGTGGATATTAAAATAA
- a CDS encoding metallophosphoesterase family protein: MSNRRDFLRNAAVFGAASLLGTGIPLVSAAEIKPADPRKKRALRFAHITDCHVIDKPVCVSSMKTVFDQINGLKDKPSFIINSGDTVMDSNNQKKEDLESRWNVWRQAVQHNKLPLHSCLGNHDVWYGPKELDEEYKKDRRYGKTWAIEELKMPARYYSFEQNNWKFIALDSMGLHYGLDEEQFTWLENELSNSNGKHVCVYSHVPIMSFGALMYYVDEKKDLGEVAFPKGDMHSDIKKLKNLFYKHKNVKLCLSGHVHYIDATDYLGVKYLCNGAVSSNWWDGVLAEFPNVYAVIDLYTDGTSDCQLVYYNQA; encoded by the coding sequence ATGAGTAACAGAAGAGATTTTTTGAGAAATGCAGCCGTATTTGGAGCTGCTTCTCTTTTAGGTACAGGCATTCCATTAGTATCAGCAGCTGAAATAAAACCAGCCGATCCTCGCAAAAAAAGAGCGCTGCGATTCGCTCATATTACAGATTGTCATGTAATCGACAAACCGGTTTGTGTTTCATCTATGAAAACGGTTTTCGACCAAATCAATGGACTAAAGGACAAACCTTCCTTTATCATTAATTCGGGTGATACCGTAATGGATTCAAACAATCAAAAAAAAGAAGATCTGGAGAGCCGTTGGAATGTTTGGCGCCAGGCTGTACAACATAATAAGCTACCATTGCATAGCTGCTTGGGTAATCATGATGTTTGGTACGGACCAAAGGAGTTGGATGAGGAATACAAAAAAGACCGACGTTATGGTAAAACCTGGGCAATTGAAGAATTGAAAATGCCTGCCCGTTATTATTCCTTTGAACAAAATAACTGGAAATTCATAGCCTTGGATAGCATGGGACTTCATTATGGTTTGGATGAGGAGCAGTTTACATGGCTTGAAAACGAATTATCAAACAGCAACGGTAAACATGTTTGTGTTTACTCACATGTTCCGATTATGTCTTTCGGTGCTTTGATGTATTATGTGGATGAGAAAAAGGATTTAGGAGAAGTGGCTTTCCCTAAGGGCGATATGCATAGCGATATTAAAAAACTTAAGAATTTATTTTACAAGCATAAAAATGTAAAACTTTGCCTGAGTGGACACGTACATTACATTGATGCAACCGATTATTTAGGTGTTAAATATTTATGTAATGGTGCGGTGTCATCTAACTGGTGGGATGGCGTATTGGCAGAGTTTCCAAATGTTTATGCAGTTATTGATCTGTATACCGATGGCACCAGCGATTGCCAATTGGTTTATTATAATCAGGCATAA
- a CDS encoding RNA polymerase sigma-70 factor, whose translation MQQAGEGQGISVRQIEELFHAKYETLCMIAVRYVDELELAKDLVQEFFVYVWNKRDQIQLKSSFEAYAVRSVKNICITHIKRQRDLIIYQGGELPEIAFDPDGTINDERLKAKIYSKLTEALNKLPAERKKLFLMSNVQGLTYAEIAERNNISVNTVKTQIKKAYATLRSQLSENLLIGILLSV comes from the coding sequence ATGCAGCAAGCAGGAGAAGGACAAGGAATTTCCGTTAGACAAATTGAAGAACTTTTTCATGCAAAGTATGAAACATTGTGCATGATAGCTGTTCGTTATGTCGATGAGCTTGAGCTAGCTAAAGACCTTGTTCAGGAGTTTTTTGTGTACGTATGGAATAAACGAGATCAGATTCAACTAAAATCTTCGTTCGAAGCGTATGCAGTGAGATCGGTAAAGAATATTTGCATTACCCACATTAAGCGTCAGCGAGATCTCATTATTTACCAGGGCGGCGAGTTACCCGAAATTGCCTTTGACCCTGACGGAACAATAAACGATGAGCGCTTAAAAGCCAAAATTTACTCAAAACTAACAGAGGCATTAAACAAGTTACCTGCTGAACGAAAAAAGTTGTTCTTAATGAGCAATGTGCAAGGGCTTACCTATGCTGAAATTGCCGAGCGAAATAATATATCTGTGAATACGGTAAAAACACAAATTAAAAAGGCGTATGCCACCTTGCGTAGCCAACTTTCGGAGAACTTGTTAATAGGTATCCTGTTATCCGTTTAA
- a CDS encoding helix-turn-helix domain-containing protein gives MEEDLLIQISNKIRAFRKERGMTLQELADKAKVSKGLISQIENSRTIPSLLVLIDIVLALEVDLNYFFKGIGSNINGPMILVKRKEEYEAFEKESAEGFLYQRIFTKTFKNTTVDIVLLDLSKDAQRPMVETEAFEFKYIIRGKIEYIFPDRTIELNKGDAMLFDGRISHNPRTISDENALMLIVYFFDSN, from the coding sequence ATGGAAGAAGACTTACTCATTCAAATCAGTAATAAAATACGTGCTTTTCGTAAAGAACGGGGAATGACCTTACAAGAGCTGGCAGATAAGGCGAAGGTAAGTAAAGGTCTTATCTCCCAAATTGAAAATAGCCGGACAATCCCTTCTTTACTGGTGCTAATTGATATTGTACTGGCACTTGAAGTTGATTTGAATTATTTTTTTAAAGGTATTGGAAGTAATATCAATGGGCCGATGATTCTTGTAAAGCGAAAAGAGGAGTATGAAGCCTTTGAAAAAGAATCGGCGGAAGGATTCCTTTACCAACGTATCTTTACCAAGACCTTTAAAAATACCACTGTTGATATTGTTTTACTTGATTTGTCCAAGGATGCCCAGCGGCCAATGGTTGAAACCGAAGCCTTTGAGTTCAAATATATTATACGGGGAAAGATCGAATATATTTTCCCTGACCGAACAATTGAATTAAACAAGGGAGATGCCATGCTATTTGATGGCCGTATAAGTCATAACCCGCGTACAATTAGTGATGAAAACGCATTAATGTTGATTGTTTACTTTTTTGATAGCAATTAA
- a CDS encoding phosphoglyceromutase: MKKLLTLVLCCITIFAAAQTKHKTKNVVIITLDGYRWQELFRGADSSLINNKQFTGNPKAITKQFWATTDQERRLILMPFMWNTIASKGQILGNRDLSNKVDVTNPYWFSYPGYSELLCGFADTSINSNSKKNNPNVTVLEFLNKQAEFKGKVAAFGSWDVFPYIINRERSGIPVNAGYENLTAPNISASTRLLNAMQTQVPDPFGSERLDVFTHYLAKEYMIAHHPRVMFIGHGETDEWAHEGHYDLYLKSANYIDQYLADLWNFIQNDPFYKDQTTMIITADHGRGEAQKGLWQHHGKNIPGANEIWIAAIGPDVKPLGVIKTNTQLYQNQVAQTLCNLLGIEYSNAKPVGKAIDTIIN; this comes from the coding sequence ATGAAGAAATTATTGACGCTCGTTTTATGCTGCATTACCATATTTGCAGCTGCTCAAACAAAGCACAAAACAAAAAATGTGGTTATAATAACGCTTGATGGTTATCGCTGGCAGGAGTTGTTTAGAGGAGCTGATTCATCACTGATCAACAACAAGCAATTTACCGGTAACCCTAAAGCTATTACTAAACAATTTTGGGCAACCACAGATCAGGAACGTCGTTTAATCTTAATGCCGTTTATGTGGAATACTATTGCTTCCAAGGGACAAATTTTGGGAAATCGCGATTTGTCTAATAAAGTGGATGTAACCAACCCGTATTGGTTTTCCTATCCGGGATACAGTGAACTTTTATGTGGGTTTGCCGATACTTCAATAAATAGTAACAGCAAAAAGAACAATCCGAATGTTACGGTTCTAGAGTTTTTAAACAAACAAGCTGAGTTTAAAGGAAAAGTAGCGGCATTCGGCTCTTGGGATGTTTTTCCTTATATTATCAATCGGGAACGATCAGGAATTCCGGTGAATGCAGGTTATGAAAATCTTACAGCCCCCAACATCAGTGCTTCAACTCGATTGTTAAATGCTATGCAAACCCAGGTTCCAGATCCCTTTGGCAGCGAACGGTTAGATGTGTTTACTCATTACCTGGCTAAAGAGTATATGATAGCGCATCATCCGCGTGTAATGTTCATCGGACATGGAGAAACAGACGAATGGGCGCATGAAGGTCATTATGATCTTTACCTTAAGTCGGCCAATTACATCGACCAATACCTGGCAGATTTATGGAACTTTATCCAAAATGATCCTTTTTACAAAGATCAAACAACCATGATCATTACAGCCGATCATGGTCGTGGTGAAGCTCAAAAAGGATTATGGCAGCATCATGGCAAGAATATTCCAGGAGCAAATGAAATATGGATTGCTGCAATTGGCCCCGATGTTAAACCATTAGGAGTGATTAAAACCAACACGCAGCTTTATCAAAATCAGGTTGCACAAACACTTTGTAATTTACTTGGCATTGAGTATAGCAACGCTAAACCTGTTGGAAAAGCAATCGATACAATTATTAACTAA
- a CDS encoding FecR family protein, whose protein sequence is MSNNNKWIQEFLDDQTMDEYIVRGTNDEELVVRENTELSKSGIREKYAQHINTENDWKLVQNRVAIRSHYRIISISKRLIRYAAILSIPLAIGITFYFSVKHGDKSTPPPPSTIAAEIHKNKPFLILDDGSQIMLTEEINGRIKGTQVMSMNEILDYSEVNPDKVAFNTLIVPKGDTHKIILEDGTEVFLNADSRLKFRVSFANVHQREVFLESGEAYFNVTQNPEKPFIVHHGNMSVKVLGTSFNVNAYTATVQTTLVEGKVKVDFNNSTKGLTLAPGQQALFDSIHETLEKQTVEVDSYVVWKEGVFALDHASLETLMAQVGRAYDLDIEFKDATLKQLHFSGRVTKSEDVKEVLDVIKKTTHLKFTIKDRRIIIEKSVR, encoded by the coding sequence ATGAGCAATAACAATAAATGGATTCAGGAATTTTTGGACGACCAGACAATGGATGAATACATTGTTCGGGGAACTAATGATGAAGAATTGGTTGTCAGAGAGAATACCGAACTTTCTAAATCTGGAATCCGCGAGAAATACGCTCAACATATTAACACCGAAAATGATTGGAAGTTAGTACAAAATCGTGTTGCTATTCGCAGTCATTATCGAATTATTTCAATCAGCAAACGCTTGATCAGGTATGCTGCTATTCTTTCTATTCCATTGGCTATCGGTATTACTTTTTACTTTTCAGTAAAGCATGGTGATAAATCAACACCGCCTCCTCCTTCAACTATTGCAGCTGAAATTCATAAAAATAAGCCTTTCCTGATTCTTGATGATGGATCTCAGATAATGCTCACTGAAGAGATCAACGGTAGGATAAAGGGAACACAGGTGATGAGCATGAACGAAATACTTGATTATTCTGAGGTTAATCCTGATAAAGTTGCTTTTAATACCTTGATAGTACCTAAAGGCGATACTCACAAGATTATACTGGAAGATGGTACCGAAGTGTTTTTAAATGCAGATTCTCGTTTAAAATTTCGTGTAAGTTTTGCTAATGTGCATCAGCGTGAAGTATTTCTTGAAAGTGGGGAGGCCTATTTTAATGTAACCCAAAACCCTGAGAAACCATTTATTGTACATCATGGAAATATGAGTGTAAAGGTATTAGGTACATCATTTAACGTAAATGCCTATACTGCTACTGTTCAAACAACACTTGTAGAAGGAAAGGTGAAAGTGGACTTTAATAATTCAACAAAAGGATTGACTCTTGCTCCGGGACAGCAAGCTCTGTTTGATAGCATTCATGAAACACTTGAAAAACAAACAGTGGAAGTGGATTCATATGTTGTATGGAAAGAAGGCGTTTTTGCCCTTGATCATGCTTCGCTTGAGACATTAATGGCCCAAGTTGGTAGAGCGTACGATCTGGATATAGAATTTAAAGATGCAACCCTAAAACAACTACATTTTAGCGGTCGTGTAACTAAATCAGAAGATGTTAAGGAAGTGTTGGATGTCATTAAGAAAACCACACACTTAAAATTCACTATTAAAGACAGGAGGATTATTATAGAGAAATCAGTACGATAA